A genomic window from Accipiter gentilis chromosome 1, bAccGen1.1, whole genome shotgun sequence includes:
- the CXCR4 gene encoding C-X-C chemokine receptor type 4, with amino-acid sequence MAQSMDNTLDSLDLSSGLIIEFSDNGTDEIGSGDYEDYREPCFQHENADFNRIFLPTIYSIIFLTGIIGNGLVIVVMGYQKKQRSMTDKYRLHLSVADLLFVITLPFWSVDAAISWYFGNVLCKAVHVIYTVNLYSSVLILAFISLDRYLAIVHATNSQRPRKLLAEKVVYVGVWLPAVLLTVPDIIFASTSEVEGKYLCDRMYPHENWLISFRFQHILVGLVLPGLIILTCYCIIISKLSHSKGHQKRKALKTTVILILAFFACWLPYYIGISIDTFILLGVIRHRCSLETIVHKWISITEALAFFHCCLNPILYAFLGAKFKTSAQNALTSVSRGSSLKILSKSKRGGHSSVSTESESSSFHSS; translated from the exons ATGGCTCAGAGCATGGACAACACCCTCGACAGCCTGGAT ctcTCCTCCGGGTTAATCATTGAATTTTCTGATAATGGCACGGATGAGATTGGTTCAGGTGACTATGAAGACTACAGAGAGCCATGCTTTCAGCATGAGAATGCCGATTTCAACCGGATCTTCTTGCCAACAATCTACTCCATCATCTTCCTAACAGGAATAATCGGCAATGGATTGGTTATTGTTGTTATGGGCTaccagaagaaacaaagaagCATGACTGATAAATACAGGCTGCATCTCTCTGTGGCTGACCTCCTTTTTGTCATCACCTTGCCATTCTGGTCTGTGGATGCGGCCATAAGCTGGTACTTTGGGAACGTTCTGTGTAAGGCAGTTCATGTCATTTACACAGTCAACCTCTATAGCAGTGTCTTGATTTTGGCCTTTATAAGTTTAGATCGTTACCTGGCAATAGTCCATGCTACTAACAGCCAGCGACCACGAAAGCTGTTGGCTGAGAAGGTGGTGTATGTAGGCGTATGGCTACCAGCTGTGCTTTTGACAGTGCCCGATATAATTTTTGCCAGTACTAGTGAAGTAGAAGGCAAGTATCTATGTGATCGCATGTACCCTCATGAAAACTGGCTGATTTCTTTCAGGTTTCAGCATATCTTGGTAGGACTTGTCTTGCCTGGTCTAATAATCCTGACTTGCTACTGTATTATAATATCTAAGCTGTCACATTCAAAAGGCCACCAGAAGCGCAAAGCCTTGAAGACAACGGTTATCCTCATCCTTGCCTTCTTTGCCTGCTGGCTGCCATATTATATCGGCATCAGCATCGACACATTCATCTTGCTAGGAGTCATCAGACATCGTTGCAGCTTGGAGACGATAGTGCATAAATGGATCTCCATTACCGAAGCCCTGGCATTCTTCCACTGTTGCCTGAATCCAATTCTGTATGCCTTCCTGGGTGCCAAATTCAAAACATCAGCACAAAATGCCTTGACATCAGTTAGCAGAGGATCAAGCCTCAAGATTCTTTCAAAAAGCAAACGTGGGGGACATTCTTCTGTTTCTACAGAGTCCGAGTCTTCAAGTTTCCATTCCAGCTAA